Proteins from a genomic interval of Zingiber officinale cultivar Zhangliang chromosome 1B, Zo_v1.1, whole genome shotgun sequence:
- the LOC121991731 gene encoding protein cornichon homolog 4-like yields the protein MVYFWLTAFFLIVALIVLVIYQLMCLADLEFDHINPYDSASQINKVIYPEFGLQGFLCLLFLMSGNWWMVLLSVPYLYYNARLYQRRQHLIDVTEIFNQLNQEKKRRLFKLINLVILLFLSLFWMIYSILEDDE from the exons ATGGTGTACTTCTGGCTCACCGCCTTCTTCCTCATCGTCGCCCTCATCGTTCTCGTCATCTACCAG CTTATGTGTTTGGCTGACCTAGAATTTGATCATATCAATCCTTATGACTCAGCCTCACAAATAAATAAAGTGATATATCCAGAGTTTGGTTTGCAAGGATTTTTGTGCCTACTCTTTCTCATGTCTGGAAATTGGTGGATGGTTTTGCTTTCTGTTCCATACCTCTACTACAATGCAAGATT GTACCAGAGGCGGCAACATCTGATAGACGTCACGGAGATCTTTAACCAGCTCAATCAAGAAAAGAAAAGACGCCTCTTCAAGCTCATCAACCTTGTTATCCTTCTCTTCCTGTCGTTGTTCTG GATGATTTATAGCATATTGGAAGACGACGAATAG